The following are from one region of the Klebsiella aerogenes genome:
- a CDS encoding Vmh family MBL fold metallo-hydrolase codes for MKLSALAVAAALFSTTAFAAPLTLQTYNPQENGIFAVNSTLASGPHEAVLFDAQFSVKDGEKLVEMINKSGKKLTRIVITSGDPDFYFGLEPLVKAFPQAKIVATAEVVKHIEETHAAKLAYWGPQMKDGAPKQVYVPQVLAANTFTIDGEKVTILQPRNYAAFVWIPANKAILGGTGVAWGMHVWTADTQSAESRQQWRQTLDDMATLHPQQVIPGHYLGTPPAGDKAIVFTRDYLQKFEQTLKAHKDSANVIKSMKAQYPGLAEESSLELSAKVNTGEMKW; via the coding sequence ATGAAATTATCCGCCCTGGCCGTTGCCGCCGCCCTGTTCAGTACCACCGCCTTTGCCGCACCGTTGACCCTGCAAACCTATAACCCGCAGGAGAACGGTATTTTCGCGGTAAACTCGACGCTGGCCTCCGGCCCGCATGAGGCCGTGCTGTTTGATGCGCAGTTCAGCGTTAAAGACGGCGAGAAGCTAGTCGAGATGATCAACAAAAGCGGTAAAAAGCTGACCCGTATCGTGATTACCTCCGGCGATCCGGATTTCTACTTTGGTCTTGAGCCGCTGGTAAAAGCCTTCCCGCAGGCCAAAATCGTCGCCACCGCCGAAGTAGTTAAACATATCGAAGAAACCCATGCCGCGAAGCTGGCTTATTGGGGCCCACAAATGAAAGACGGCGCGCCGAAACAGGTTTATGTTCCACAAGTATTGGCCGCGAATACCTTCACCATCGACGGCGAAAAAGTAACGATTCTTCAGCCACGAAACTATGCTGCGTTCGTCTGGATCCCTGCGAATAAAGCGATCCTCGGCGGCACCGGCGTCGCCTGGGGGATGCACGTGTGGACCGCCGACACCCAAAGCGCAGAGAGCCGTCAGCAGTGGCGCCAAACCCTTGATGATATGGCGACCCTGCATCCGCAGCAGGTGATCCCGGGCCACTATCTGGGAACACCGCCGGCTGGCGATAAAGCCATCGTCTTTACTCGTGACTATCTGCAAAAATTCGAGCAGACGCTGAAAGCGCATAAAGATTCCGCCAACGTTATCAAATCCATGAAGGCGCAGTATCCGGGGCTGGCAGAAGAAAGCTCGCTGGAGCTGAGCGCGAAAGTGAATACCGGCGAGATGAAATGGTGA
- a CDS encoding ABC-F family ATP-binding cassette domain-containing protein: MSTLLSAQSLHVDTAFGPLFNDLSFTLKKGDRIGLIGYNGCGKSTLLQVLDGTLTPTSGSVSLANHCLMARVEQHLPAALLRQPLLQVVLEKLPLGERESLRWQAERLLAEMGFTGLQNHQQASTLSGGQHTRLLLARALIQQPDLLLLDEPGNHLDLPTLLWLESFLQTWQGSFVVVSHDNLLLDAVTNTSWILRDKTLHAFSLPCSAARQALDEQDESDSLRHKAEQKEIDRVAASAKRLAVWGRVYDNEDLSRKAKQMEKQVSRLKESQTELTAGTPWRLEMHGDAVRADRLLEMENLPVPPAPGLPALFTTGLARLQSGDRVAIIGRNGGGKSSLLRLLWRQMHQPSPDAGLRLHPRLHPGYYDQTLCQLADDASLLEALETFEPSSETRKRALISAGFGWVRHGQKVSSLSGGERSRLLFVGLSLARYSLLLLDEPTNHLDMDGKEALAATLRDYPGGLLLVSHDRQLISQSCNRFWLIDENGLSEWHDVDEVYVRLRGDERPVDAIEKSATPSTEVHDDLLERLIMLEQRLADDLARKPKHQKPQLQAQWRKEIADINTQLS, translated from the coding sequence ATGAGCACATTATTAAGCGCACAATCTCTGCATGTTGATACGGCCTTCGGCCCACTGTTCAACGACCTCTCCTTTACCCTGAAAAAAGGCGATCGCATTGGCCTGATTGGCTATAACGGTTGCGGCAAAAGCACGCTATTGCAGGTGCTGGACGGCACCCTGACGCCAACCTCCGGCAGCGTATCACTGGCCAACCACTGTCTGATGGCGCGGGTTGAGCAGCATCTTCCTGCTGCGTTACTTCGCCAGCCGTTGTTGCAGGTCGTGCTGGAGAAGCTTCCGCTCGGCGAGCGGGAATCCCTGCGCTGGCAAGCAGAGCGGCTGCTGGCTGAAATGGGTTTTACCGGGCTGCAAAACCATCAGCAAGCCTCCACCCTCAGCGGCGGGCAACATACCCGACTGCTGCTCGCCCGCGCCCTGATTCAGCAGCCCGACCTGCTGTTGCTGGATGAACCGGGCAATCACCTTGACCTACCGACCCTGCTCTGGCTGGAAAGCTTCTTGCAAACCTGGCAGGGGAGCTTCGTCGTGGTGTCACACGATAATCTCTTATTGGATGCTGTAACTAATACCAGTTGGATTTTACGCGACAAGACTCTGCATGCGTTCTCGCTGCCCTGCAGCGCCGCCCGTCAGGCGCTGGATGAGCAGGATGAAAGCGATTCTCTGCGTCACAAGGCCGAGCAAAAAGAGATCGATCGCGTCGCCGCCAGCGCCAAACGGTTGGCCGTCTGGGGACGGGTGTACGATAACGAAGATCTGTCGCGCAAAGCCAAGCAGATGGAAAAACAGGTATCACGCCTGAAGGAGAGCCAGACGGAACTCACTGCCGGTACCCCATGGCGTCTGGAAATGCACGGCGATGCGGTTCGCGCCGATCGCCTGCTGGAAATGGAGAACCTGCCGGTACCGCCTGCGCCGGGGCTACCCGCCCTCTTCACCACCGGACTGGCGCGGCTGCAAAGCGGCGATCGGGTAGCAATTATCGGGCGCAACGGCGGCGGTAAATCCTCTCTGCTGCGCCTGCTATGGCGGCAAATGCACCAGCCGTCTCCCGATGCCGGTCTGCGTCTGCATCCGCGGTTACACCCGGGTTATTACGATCAGACGCTGTGCCAATTAGCGGATGATGCCAGTTTGCTGGAGGCGTTGGAAACGTTCGAGCCCTCGTCGGAAACACGCAAACGCGCGCTGATTTCCGCCGGATTTGGCTGGGTGCGTCACGGGCAAAAGGTCAGCTCGTTGAGCGGCGGCGAACGTTCGCGACTATTGTTTGTCGGTCTGTCGCTGGCGCGCTATAGCCTGCTGCTGCTCGATGAACCAACCAACCATCTGGATATGGACGGTAAAGAGGCGCTGGCTGCCACGCTGAGAGACTACCCCGGCGGCCTGCTGCTGGTCAGTCATGACCGCCAGCTAATCAGCCAGAGCTGCAACCGCTTCTGGCTGATTGACGAAAACGGGCTAAGCGAATGGCACGACGTTGACGAGGTGTATGTCCGTCTTCGCGGCGACGAACGCCCCGTGGATGCCATAGAGAAATCGGCAACACCATCCACTGAGGTTCACGATGACCTGTTGGAGCGATTGATCATGCTGGAGCAGCGGTTAGCAGACGATCTGGCACGTAAACCGAAACATCAGAAGCCTCAGTTGCAGGCGCAGTGGCGAAAGGAGATTGCAGACATTAATACTCAGTTGAGCTAA
- the sra gene encoding stationary-phase-induced ribosome-associated protein yields MKSNHQARHLLGLNYKLSRQKKVVLEGDEETTVNHIHATGRKRRGG; encoded by the coding sequence ATGAAATCGAACCATCAGGCACGTCATCTTCTCGGTCTGAACTACAAGCTTTCCCGCCAGAAAAAAGTGGTGCTGGAAGGCGACGAAGAAACTACCGTCAACCACATCCACGCCACGGGCCGCAAACGCCGCGGTGGTTAA
- a CDS encoding ABC transporter ATP-binding protein, whose amino-acid sequence MSQPLLQFCEVNVFYGQIQALKSVSLDVNEGETVALIGANGAGKSTLLMSIFGQPRISDGKIIYRGNDISRQSTHFIATNGIAQAPEGRRIFPDMTVEENLLMGTIPIGNRFQNEDKARMFQLFPRLEERRAQRAMTLSGGEQQMLAIARALMSRPKLLLLDEPSLGLAPLVVKQIFTVLRELTAQGMTLLLVEQNAHHALKLANRAYVLVNGEIRLSGTGAALLDNPDVRNAYLGMG is encoded by the coding sequence ATGAGCCAACCGCTGCTGCAATTTTGCGAGGTTAATGTCTTTTACGGTCAGATTCAGGCGCTAAAGTCGGTATCGCTCGATGTTAATGAAGGGGAAACCGTGGCGTTAATCGGCGCGAATGGCGCTGGTAAATCCACGCTGCTGATGTCGATTTTCGGCCAGCCGCGCATTAGCGACGGGAAAATTATCTATCGCGGCAATGATATCAGCCGCCAGTCCACCCACTTTATCGCCACTAATGGCATTGCTCAGGCGCCGGAAGGGCGGCGAATATTCCCCGATATGACGGTGGAGGAAAATCTGCTGATGGGCACTATCCCCATCGGCAATCGCTTTCAGAATGAAGATAAGGCGCGGATGTTTCAGCTGTTCCCGCGCCTGGAGGAGCGCCGTGCGCAACGGGCGATGACGCTCTCCGGCGGCGAACAGCAGATGCTGGCGATAGCGCGCGCGCTGATGAGCAGACCGAAGCTATTACTGTTAGACGAACCGAGCCTCGGTCTTGCGCCGCTGGTGGTGAAACAGATTTTTACCGTGTTGCGTGAACTCACTGCGCAGGGGATGACCCTGCTGCTGGTGGAGCAAAATGCCCATCACGCGCTGAAACTGGCCAACCGCGCCTATGTGCTGGTTAACGGTGAAATTCGCTTGAGTGGTACCGGTGCGGCGTTACTGGATAACCCGGACGTCAGAAATGCTTATCTGGGGATGGGGTGA
- a CDS encoding OsmC family protein: MAIHKKGQAHWEGDLKSGKGTVSTESGALNQQPYGFNTRFEGVKGTNPEELIGAAHAACFSMALSLMLSEAGYKATSIDTVAVVTLDKSGGGFAITQVALQSNIVLPGIDKAVFEPIIQKAKAGCPVSQVLNADISLDYQLNA, translated from the coding sequence ATGGCCATTCATAAGAAAGGTCAGGCGCATTGGGAAGGGGATCTGAAAAGCGGTAAAGGCACCGTCTCGACGGAAAGCGGTGCGCTCAACCAGCAGCCTTATGGCTTTAATACCCGCTTTGAGGGGGTAAAAGGAACCAACCCGGAAGAGCTGATCGGCGCGGCCCACGCCGCCTGTTTCTCGATGGCGTTGTCATTGATGCTCAGCGAAGCGGGCTATAAGGCAACCTCAATTGATACTGTGGCGGTGGTCACACTCGATAAAAGCGGCGGCGGCTTCGCCATCACGCAGGTCGCGTTGCAGAGCAACATTGTGCTGCCGGGTATCGATAAAGCGGTCTTTGAGCCGATTATCCAGAAAGCCAAAGCCGGGTGCCCGGTTTCCCAGGTACTGAACGCCGATATTTCCCTCGATTATCAGCTCAACGCATAA
- a CDS encoding ATP-binding cassette domain-containing protein produces MSDAILQVEHLMMRFGGIKALNDVNLAVERGSITALIGPNGAGKTTVFNCLTGFYRATGGAIRLHAHQRMTDVIQVLGQKLHADDFLHPARLGRQMYYKMFGGAHLVNRAGLARTFQNIRLFREMTVIENLMVAQHMQVNRHLIAGILNTRGYRQAENRALERAFYWLEVVEMVDCANRLAGTLSYGQQRRLEIARAMCTGPEILCLDEPAAGLNPVETRALSRIIRFLREHHGISVLLIEHDMSMVMEISDQVIVLDHGDVIAHGTPAEIQSNLSVIAAYLGTDEQEIA; encoded by the coding sequence ATGAGTGATGCCATTTTACAGGTCGAGCACCTGATGATGCGTTTTGGCGGTATTAAGGCGCTGAATGATGTCAATCTTGCGGTGGAACGCGGATCGATAACCGCGCTTATCGGTCCAAACGGCGCAGGGAAAACCACGGTCTTTAATTGTCTGACCGGATTTTATCGCGCCACCGGCGGCGCTATACGTCTCCATGCCCATCAACGAATGACCGATGTTATTCAGGTATTAGGGCAGAAACTGCATGCCGACGATTTCTTACATCCCGCCAGACTCGGGCGGCAGATGTACTACAAAATGTTCGGCGGCGCGCATCTGGTAAACCGCGCAGGGCTGGCGCGGACGTTCCAGAATATCCGCCTGTTTCGCGAAATGACGGTCATTGAAAACCTGATGGTGGCCCAGCATATGCAGGTTAACCGCCATCTGATCGCGGGGATCCTCAATACCCGCGGCTATCGGCAAGCAGAAAACCGCGCCTTAGAACGGGCTTTTTACTGGCTGGAAGTCGTGGAGATGGTCGATTGCGCCAACCGTCTGGCGGGTACGCTCTCCTATGGGCAACAGCGAAGGCTGGAGATTGCCCGCGCGATGTGCACCGGGCCGGAAATACTGTGCCTTGATGAACCGGCGGCGGGGCTTAACCCGGTGGAAACTCGCGCTCTGAGCCGAATAATCCGTTTTCTGCGCGAGCATCACGGCATTAGCGTATTGCTGATTGAACATGATATGAGCATGGTGATGGAGATTTCCGATCAGGTGATTGTTCTCGATCATGGCGATGTTATCGCCCATGGCACGCCTGCTGAGATCCAATCCAATCTGAGCGTCATCGCCGCATACCTCGGCACCGATGAACAGGAGATCGCCTGA
- a CDS encoding NAD-dependent malic enzyme, whose amino-acid sequence MQFIYKKNRSLYIPYAGPVLLEFPLLNKGSAFSMEERSSFNLLGLLPEVVETIEEQAERAWIQYQGFKTEIDKHIYLRNIQDTNETLFYRLIGNHLDEMMPVIYTPTVGAACERFSEIYRRARGVFISYQNRHNLDDILQNVPNHNVKVIVVTDGERILGLGDQGIGGMGIPIGKLSLYTTCGGISPAYTLPVVLDVGTNNQQLLDDPLYMGWRHPRVTDDEYYQFVDDVIQAIKNRWPDVLLQFEDFAQKNAMPLLNRYRHEICSFNDDIQGTAAVTVGTLIAASRGAGSQLSEQKIVFLGAGSAGCGIAEQIIAQIVREGLSEEEARQRVFMVDRFGLLTDGMPNLLSFQNKLVQKRENLQQWDTTNEALSLLDVVRNVKPNILIGVSGQPGLFTEEIIREMHRHCPRPIVMPLSNPTSRVEATPQNILTWTDGEALVATGSPFTPVTVKGKQYAIAQCNNSYIFPGIGLGVIAAGASRVTDEMLMAASETLANHSPLVNNGEGPVLPELKDIQAVSRAIAFAVGKVAQEQGVAVKTSAEALLQAISDNFWHPEYRNYRRTSI is encoded by the coding sequence ATGCAATTCATCTATAAGAAAAACCGTTCTCTGTATATCCCCTACGCTGGCCCGGTTCTGCTTGAGTTCCCGTTACTCAACAAAGGAAGCGCCTTCAGCATGGAAGAGCGCAGCAGCTTCAACCTGCTGGGCCTGCTGCCGGAAGTTGTCGAAACCATCGAAGAACAAGCCGAACGCGCGTGGATCCAGTATCAGGGGTTTAAAACCGAGATCGATAAGCACATTTATCTGCGCAACATCCAGGACACCAACGAAACCCTGTTTTATCGCCTGATTGGCAATCATCTCGATGAGATGATGCCGGTTATCTATACCCCTACCGTCGGCGCCGCCTGCGAGCGCTTCTCAGAAATCTACCGTCGCGCGCGCGGCGTGTTCATCTCCTACCAGAATCGGCATAATCTCGACGATATCCTGCAAAACGTACCGAACCACAACGTCAAAGTGATCGTAGTGACGGACGGCGAGCGCATCCTCGGCCTCGGCGATCAGGGTATCGGCGGCATGGGCATCCCGATCGGCAAATTGTCCTTGTACACCACCTGCGGCGGTATCAGCCCGGCGTACACGCTACCGGTCGTACTGGATGTCGGCACCAACAACCAGCAGTTACTCGACGACCCGCTGTATATGGGCTGGCGTCACCCGCGCGTCACTGACGACGAGTATTATCAGTTCGTCGACGACGTTATCCAGGCGATTAAAAACCGCTGGCCGGACGTCCTGCTGCAGTTTGAAGACTTCGCGCAGAAAAACGCCATGCCGCTGCTTAACCGTTATCGCCACGAAATTTGCTCGTTTAATGACGATATTCAGGGCACTGCCGCGGTCACCGTTGGTACGCTGATCGCCGCCAGTCGCGGCGCAGGCAGCCAGCTGAGCGAACAAAAAATCGTCTTCCTCGGCGCGGGTTCCGCCGGTTGCGGTATTGCCGAACAGATCATCGCGCAGATCGTGCGTGAAGGATTAAGCGAAGAAGAAGCTCGCCAGCGCGTATTTATGGTAGACCGCTTCGGCCTGCTGACCGACGGCATGCCGAATCTGCTGTCGTTCCAGAATAAGCTGGTGCAGAAACGTGAAAATCTGCAACAGTGGGACACCACCAATGAGGCGCTTTCTCTGCTGGATGTGGTGCGTAACGTCAAGCCGAATATCTTGATCGGCGTTTCTGGCCAGCCTGGGCTGTTCACGGAAGAGATCATTCGCGAGATGCACCGGCATTGCCCGCGTCCGATCGTGATGCCGCTGTCGAACCCAACCTCCCGCGTTGAAGCCACCCCTCAGAACATCCTGACCTGGACCGATGGCGAAGCGCTGGTAGCGACCGGCAGTCCGTTCACCCCGGTTACCGTTAAGGGGAAACAGTACGCCATCGCACAGTGCAACAACTCCTATATATTCCCGGGTATCGGCCTTGGCGTCATTGCCGCAGGTGCCTCACGCGTCACCGACGAGATGCTGATGGCGGCAAGCGAAACCCTGGCCAACCATTCGCCGCTGGTGAACAACGGTGAAGGCCCGGTACTGCCGGAGCTGAAAGATATTCAGGCCGTGTCGCGCGCCATCGCTTTTGCGGTCGGTAAAGTGGCTCAGGAACAGGGCGTGGCGGTAAAAACCTCTGCCGAAGCGCTGTTGCAGGCGATCAGCGATAATTTCTGGCATCCGGAATACCGCAACTATCGCCGGACATCGATTTAA
- the adhP gene encoding alcohol dehydrogenase AdhP — MKAAVVTHDHQIDVTDRTLRPLEHGEALLKMECCGVCHTDLHVKNGDFGDKTGVILGHEGIGIVEKVGPGVTSLKPGDRASVAWFFEGCGHCEYCNSGNETLCRTVKNAGYTVDGGMAEECIVTANYAVKVPDGLDSAAASSITCAGVTTYKAVKVSYIKPGQWIAIYGLGGLGNLALQYAKNVFNAKVIAVDVNDGQLELAASMGADLTVNSRNEDAAKIIQEKTGGAHAAVVTAVAKAAFNSAVDAVRAGGRVVAVGLPPESMSLDIPRLVLDGIEVVGSLVGTRQDLIEAFQFAAEGKVVPKVTLRPLGDINTIFKEMEQGQIRGRMVIDFRR, encoded by the coding sequence ATGAAAGCTGCTGTAGTCACCCATGACCACCAGATCGATGTGACCGATAGAACGCTGCGCCCGCTCGAACACGGCGAAGCGCTGCTGAAAATGGAATGTTGCGGGGTTTGCCACACTGACCTGCATGTCAAAAATGGCGATTTCGGCGATAAAACCGGCGTCATTCTTGGTCATGAAGGCATCGGTATCGTTGAAAAAGTCGGACCTGGAGTGACGTCCCTGAAACCGGGCGACCGCGCCAGCGTGGCGTGGTTCTTCGAAGGCTGCGGCCACTGCGAATATTGTAATAGCGGCAACGAAACCCTGTGTCGTACGGTAAAAAATGCCGGTTATACCGTCGATGGCGGGATGGCCGAAGAGTGCATCGTAACCGCCAATTACGCGGTCAAAGTACCGGATGGTCTGGATTCTGCTGCCGCCAGCAGCATCACCTGCGCGGGTGTCACAACTTATAAAGCCGTGAAAGTCTCGTACATTAAACCCGGCCAGTGGATCGCCATTTACGGCCTCGGCGGCCTCGGCAATCTGGCGCTGCAGTATGCCAAAAATGTCTTTAACGCCAAAGTGATCGCCGTTGACGTCAACGACGGGCAACTGGAACTGGCCGCGTCGATGGGCGCGGATCTGACCGTTAACTCGCGTAATGAAGACGCAGCGAAAATTATTCAGGAGAAAACCGGCGGCGCCCACGCGGCAGTGGTGACTGCCGTCGCCAAAGCGGCGTTTAACTCCGCCGTTGATGCGGTACGCGCCGGCGGCCGTGTCGTCGCCGTGGGTCTACCGCCGGAATCAATGAGCCTCGATATTCCGCGTCTGGTGCTCGATGGAATTGAAGTGGTGGGTTCGCTGGTCGGTACCCGCCAGGACCTGATTGAAGCCTTCCAGTTCGCCGCCGAAGGCAAAGTGGTGCCAAAAGTTACCTTGCGTCCGCTGGGCGATATCAACACCATCTTTAAGGAGATGGAACAGGGCCAGATTCGTGGCCGTATGGTTATCGACTTCCGCCGTTAA
- a CDS encoding LysR family transcriptional regulator, whose protein sequence is MDRVIAAQVYMRICELGSLSAAARALGMSRPMVSRYLEQMEHWAGTRLIHRSTRKLTLTSAGEKVLQKTRSLTQLADEIAGQSERAVPSGTLRVACAHFTAMQLLSPLLPEFLARYPQLRLELDINNHPVSLIGERIDVAIRITDNPEPGAIARRLGVCRSVLCASPRWLKRHGQVNTPQELSQHNCLHYSHFATSTWQFTDPQGEAVSVAVSGNLSAGISSLLLEAAVAGCGIAMLPELEAQRALNSGALKPVLPGYTPKSLSVYGIYLSRDYQPSALPLFLEAIQQQLAQAS, encoded by the coding sequence ATGGATCGAGTTATCGCCGCCCAGGTGTATATGCGCATATGCGAACTGGGTAGTTTAAGCGCGGCAGCCAGAGCGCTGGGGATGTCACGGCCGATGGTGAGCCGCTACCTGGAACAGATGGAGCACTGGGCCGGAACCCGGTTAATTCACCGTTCGACGCGCAAACTGACCCTAACCAGCGCTGGCGAAAAGGTATTGCAGAAAACGCGCAGCCTGACGCAACTGGCGGATGAGATTGCCGGGCAATCGGAACGCGCGGTGCCGAGCGGCACGCTGCGGGTCGCCTGCGCGCACTTTACCGCGATGCAGTTGCTATCGCCGCTGTTGCCGGAATTTCTCGCCCGTTATCCCCAGCTTCGTCTTGAACTTGATATCAACAACCACCCGGTCAGCCTGATTGGCGAACGTATTGACGTCGCCATTCGGATCACCGACAACCCGGAGCCAGGGGCGATCGCCCGTCGCCTCGGCGTCTGCCGTTCGGTACTTTGCGCGTCGCCGCGCTGGCTGAAACGGCACGGCCAGGTCAATACGCCGCAGGAACTGAGCCAGCATAACTGCCTGCACTATAGTCATTTCGCCACATCGACCTGGCAGTTTACCGACCCGCAAGGCGAGGCGGTCTCGGTAGCCGTTTCCGGCAACCTGAGCGCTGGGATTTCGTCGCTGTTACTGGAAGCGGCGGTTGCTGGCTGCGGTATCGCGATGTTGCCGGAACTGGAAGCCCAACGCGCGCTGAATAGCGGGGCGCTAAAACCGGTGCTGCCGGGTTACACGCCAAAATCACTGAGCGTCTATGGCATCTATTTGTCGCGGGATTATCAACCCAGCGCGCTGCCGTTATTCCTTGAGGCTATTCAGCAACAGTTGGCTCAGGCGAGTTAG
- the araJ gene encoding MFS transporter AraJ has product MKKTIFSLALGTFGLGMAEFGIMGVLPEIAHDVGLSIPVAGNMISWYAVGVVIGAPVMALFSRRFSLKSVMLFLMTLCVVGNALFTFSSSYSMLALGRLISGFPHGAYFGVGAIILSKIAPPGKVTAAVAGMIAGMTVANLLGVPGGTWLGHQFSWRYTFTAIALFDVLVLLAILRWVPTLYDPSTARLSEQFHFLRSPAPWFIFAATLFGNAGVFAWFSYIKPFMMNVSGFSESAMMLIMMLVGLGMVLGNLLSGRISGRYSPLRIAAMTNGLIVVVLLLIFTFGANPLASLTLSFICCAGLFALAAPLQILLLQNAKGGEMLGAAGGQIAFNLGSAIGAFCGGMMMTFGAGWRAVALPAAALSFLAMSALLLYARYQRRMAHQHAIRVEQA; this is encoded by the coding sequence ATGAAGAAAACTATTTTTTCCTTAGCGCTGGGTACCTTTGGCCTCGGTATGGCGGAGTTTGGCATCATGGGCGTGTTGCCGGAGATTGCTCATGATGTCGGCCTTTCTATTCCCGTCGCCGGCAATATGATCTCCTGGTATGCCGTCGGCGTCGTGATCGGCGCGCCAGTCATGGCGCTGTTCTCCCGCCGTTTCTCCCTGAAATCGGTCATGTTATTTCTGATGACGCTGTGTGTTGTGGGGAATGCGCTGTTTACCTTCTCCTCCAGTTATTCCATGCTGGCGCTGGGCCGTCTTATCTCCGGATTTCCTCATGGCGCGTATTTTGGCGTCGGCGCTATTATTCTGTCGAAAATCGCCCCTCCGGGAAAGGTGACGGCGGCGGTGGCCGGGATGATTGCCGGTATGACCGTGGCCAATCTGCTGGGCGTGCCGGGCGGCACCTGGCTTGGCCACCAGTTCAGCTGGCGTTACACCTTTACGGCTATCGCGCTGTTCGATGTGTTGGTGTTGCTGGCGATATTACGCTGGGTCCCGACGCTGTACGACCCGTCTACGGCGCGGCTGAGCGAACAATTCCACTTTCTCAGATCACCGGCGCCGTGGTTTATTTTTGCCGCCACCCTGTTCGGCAACGCCGGGGTTTTCGCCTGGTTTAGCTATATCAAGCCGTTCATGATGAATGTCTCCGGCTTTAGCGAATCGGCAATGATGTTAATTATGATGTTGGTTGGGTTGGGGATGGTGCTGGGGAATTTGTTGAGCGGCAGGATCTCAGGACGCTACAGCCCACTGCGTATTGCGGCAATGACTAATGGCCTGATTGTCGTGGTGCTGTTGCTGATCTTTACGTTCGGCGCCAATCCGTTGGCCTCGCTGACGCTGTCGTTTATTTGCTGCGCCGGGTTGTTTGCGCTGGCTGCGCCTTTGCAAATATTATTGCTGCAGAACGCGAAAGGCGGCGAAATGTTGGGAGCCGCGGGTGGGCAAATCGCGTTTAACCTGGGCAGCGCCATCGGCGCATTCTGCGGCGGAATGATGATGACCTTTGGCGCAGGTTGGCGTGCGGTGGCGCTGCCTGCGGCCGCGCTTTCATTCCTGGCGATGAGTGCGTTACTGCTGTACGCCCGCTACCAGCGACGGATGGCGCATCAACACGCCATCCGCGTGGAACAGGCCTGA
- a CDS encoding inorganic diphosphatase, with amino-acid sequence MHLVKTHLAKTIFAATLFLSTTAGAHNVLEFPQPENTPEEFYAVTEIPAGGIIKYETDAKTGFIIADRFQSMPVAYPANYGSLTQSLAGDGDPLDVVFYTRAPMAPGTLIKLRAIGVLKMIDGGEKDDKIIAVPASKIDPTYDDIKKVGDLPKIEQERLQAFFRVYKQLPDGRKKVELDGFNDAAAAKQEIKAAWDAWKAKNPS; translated from the coding sequence ATGCATCTGGTAAAAACGCATCTGGCAAAAACTATTTTTGCCGCTACGCTGTTTCTTTCCACCACCGCTGGGGCGCACAACGTGCTGGAGTTCCCGCAGCCGGAAAATACCCCCGAGGAGTTTTACGCGGTGACCGAAATCCCGGCAGGCGGCATCATCAAGTATGAAACTGATGCCAAAACTGGCTTCATCATCGCCGATCGCTTTCAGTCAATGCCGGTCGCCTATCCGGCTAACTATGGCTCGTTAACCCAATCTCTGGCTGGTGACGGCGACCCGTTGGACGTGGTGTTTTACACCCGTGCGCCAATGGCGCCGGGGACATTGATTAAACTCCGCGCCATCGGGGTGTTGAAAATGATCGACGGCGGAGAGAAAGACGACAAAATCATTGCCGTACCGGCGAGCAAAATCGACCCGACCTATGACGACATTAAAAAGGTAGGCGATCTGCCGAAAATTGAGCAAGAACGTTTGCAGGCTTTCTTCCGCGTGTATAAACAACTGCCGGACGGACGTAAGAAAGTTGAACTTGATGGTTTTAACGATGCTGCTGCGGCAAAGCAGGAAATCAAAGCTGCATGGGATGCCTGGAAAGCTAAAAACCCGTCATAA